CGGGTTCGGGCGCTGCTGGAGTTCATCCAGCCTCGGCTGCAGGGCGGTGATCCTGTTCCAGTGAACCCATCGCAGCCGTAATGCCGAACAGGTCATCGACACTCTATCGACCTAAACCCGCAATGCCTCGAGCACCAGGCTGAACGCCGGGGATGGCTGCCGCCTGCTCGGGTAATACAGATGATAGCCGGGGAACAGCGGGCACCAGTCCTCCAGTACCCGCACCAGGCGGCCGCTTTCCAGATGGGGTGCCAGCTCATCAACGGGCAGATGCACCAGGCCCAGGTCGTCAAGCGCGGCATCGACCATGTGCGGTGACGTGCTGAACACCAACGGGCCATCCACGCGCACATTGATCTCGCGACCCTTCTTCTCGTACTCCCAGACATACAGTCCACCGCTGGTGGGCAGGCGGATGTTGATGCATCGGTGACCGGTCAGATCACCTGGCACCTTCGGCATTCCGTGCGCAGCGAAGTACGCCGGCGTCCCTGCGGTGGCCATGCGCAGGCGTGGGCCAATGGGCAGGGCGACCATGTCCTTGTCGATGGATTCACCGAGACGAACACCGGCGTCGAAGCGATCGGCAACGATGTCACGCAGTGCATAGCTGACATCGAACTCGATGCGGATGTCCGGATAGCGGTGCAGCAGCGGCATCAGCTTGGGCAGCAGCACCGTGCGCAGTACGTGGTCGCCACTGGTGATCCTGACCTGCCCGGCCGGTGTGTCCCTCAATGCAGTAAGAGCTTCGAGCTCCATTTCGATGTCGTCGAAGTGGTTGCCGATCGACTGCAGCAGGCGCTCGCCTGCCGTGGTCGGCGAAACGCTGCGCGTCGTGCGGGTCAGCAGCCGGATGCCGAGACTCTCTTCCAGGGTCTTGATGGCCTGGCTCAGTGCGGACTGGGTAACCCCCAGCACGCCCGCCGCGCGGGTGAAGCTGCCCTCCCGCGCTACGGTCACGAAAGCCAGCAGGTCATTGAAGTTGCGTCGTGCCATGCGTGCAGTGTGTCACAGGAATTAATTAGCACAACTAATTGAGCTATTCGCAATTGATTATCTAATCAAATACCCGCGCGTGGTCCAGACTGGCCCCCTCCCCCACCACGGGAGCTCCGGCAGCCGGAGCCTTCCGCCGTCACCGCCCTTCTGGGCCTGGAAACCTTCATGAGTTCACTCAATCTCCCCCCGGCTGGGGCAGGCATGGCCGCGCCTGTCCGCTCGGCGACCCCCAGGGAATGGGGCGCGGTGTTGGCCCTGTCACTCGGCGCCTTCGCGCTGGTCGCTTCCGAATTCATGCCGGTCAGCCTGCTGACGCCCATCGCCACCGACCTGCAGGTCAGTGAAGGCCAGGCAGGCCAGGCGATCGCGGTGTCCGGTGCATTTGCACTGGTCACCAGCCTGCTGGTCTCGCCACTGGCCGGGCAGCTGGACCGCAAATGGCTGCTGCTGGGCCTCACTACCGCAATGATCCTCTCGGGAACGCTGGCGGCACTGGCGCCCAGCTTCCCGGTGTTCATGCTGGGCCGTGCGCTGATCGGCGTGGCCATCGGTGGCTTCTGGGCCATGTCGGCGGCCACCGCCATGCGCCTGGTTCCTTCGCACCAGGTGCCCCGCGCACTGGCCATCGTCAATGGCGGCAACGCGCTTGCCACCGTCATTGCAGCGCCGATGGGCAGTTACTTCGGCGCCATCATCGGTTGGCGCGGCGCGTTCTTCTCGCTGGTGCCGGTGGCTGTGGTGGCCCTGCTGTGGAAGATCGCCGCGCTGCCATCGATGAAGGCGACCGCCGGGCGCGCTTCGTGGAATGTGTTCTCGCTGTTGAAGCGCCCGCCGGTGGCGTGGGGCATGGTGGGCGTGAGCCTGTTCTTCATGGGCCAGTTCTCGCTGTTCACCTACCTGCGCCCGTTCGTGGAAGCCACGCTACACGTATCGCCTTCGACGTTGTCGCTGTTGCTGCTGTTGATGGGGGCTGCGGGCCTGGCTGGCACGGTGTTGATCGAGCCCTTCGTGCACAAGGCACTGTTCCGCACACTGGTGCTGCTGCCAGCACTGATGGCCATGGTGGCGGTGTGCATGATCCTGCTCGGCAACACGCTGCCGAGGGTGGCGGTGTTGTTCGCCCTGTGGGGCTTGCTTGGCACGTCGGCGCCCGTGGCCTGGTGGTCGTGGCTGGCCCGCACCCTGCCCGATGACGGCGAGGCCGGTGGCGGCCTGATGGTGGCCGTGGTGCAGATGGCCATCGCCATCGGTGCGACCGTGGGCGGCCTGCTGCTGGACCACCAGGGCTACCGCGCCACGTTCTGGTTCAGCGCTGTCCTGCTGCTGGGCTCGGTGGTGACGTCCTGCATCGCTGCGCGCTCGGCGCAGCACCATCGCCTGCCTGTCCATTCCTGAAGGAGTTCCCCATGCACTACACCTCTCTGGGCCGCTCGGGCCTGAAGATCAGCCGGCTGGGTCTTGGCACCATGAACTTCGGCGAGCTTGCCGACGAGCCGACCAGCTTCGCCATCATGGATGCCGCCGTGGATGCCGGCATCAACTTCTTCGACAGCGCCGACGTCTACGGCGGACCGCAGTCGCCGGGCATGGCGCAGGGCTTCGGCCTCTCCGAAGAGATCATCGGGCGCTGGCTCAAGCGCAGTGGCAAGCGTGACGGCCTGGTACTGGCGACCAAGGTGTACCAGCCGATGGGGCTGGGCCCGAATGATCGCCGGTTGTCGGCGTACCACATCCGCCGCGCCTGCGAGGCCAGCCTGCGCCGACTGCAGACCGACCACATCGATCTGTACCAGATGCACCATGTGGACCGGGCCACGCCATGGGAAGAAATCTGGCAGGCCATGGAACAGCTGATCCGCGAAGGCAAGATCACCTACGTGGGCAGCAGCAACTTTGCCGGCTGGGACATCGCCACCGCACAGGGCGTGGCCACCGCGCGGCACACCTTCGGCCTGGTGGCCGAGCAGAGCCTGTACAACCTGACCCAGCGCACGGTGGAGCTGGAAGTGATCCCGGCACTGCGCTACCACGGGCTCGGCCTGATCCCCTGGAGCCCGATCGGCATGGGCCTGCTGGGAGGCGTGCTGAAGAAGGTCACCAATGGCCGACGCGCTACCCCGCACCTCCTGCAGCGTATCGAACAGCTGCGCCCGCAGCTGGAAGCGTATGAAGCGTTCTGCGATGAGCTGGGCGAGGCGCCCGCCGACGTGGCGCTGGCCTGGCTGCTGCACAACCCGGTGGTGACCACCGCGTTGAGCGGGCCGCGCACGGTGGACCAGCTTTTGCAGAACCTGAAGGCCCCTGCCCTGAAGCTCTCGGGTGAGTCATTGGCTCGGCTGGATGCGATCTGGCCTGGCCCCGGTGGCGAGGCGCCCAATGCCTACGCCTGGTAATCCCCCAACTCCTGGAGTACTCCCCATGTCCATGCTTCTCGGCACATTGATATCCATGGCTGCGCCTGCCACCGGCGGCGGCCCGGCCAGCGACGATCTGAGCATAACGCCTGCTGGCAGCGCATCGTCCGTGGCGGGCCCCGCTGACTACTTCACCGGCAACGTGCGCATCGACGGCGGCTTCCAACGCCCTGCGCCGGCCCGCGTAGGCGGTGCGACGGTCACCTTTGAGCCCGGCGCACGCACAGCCTGGCACACCCACCCGCTGGGCCAGACCCTCATCGTGACGGCAGGCGTGGGCTGGGTGCAGCAGTGGGGTCAGCCACGCCAGCAGATCCGTCCGGGTGACACCGTGTGGATCGCCCCGGGCGTGAAGCACTGGCATGGCGCAAGTGCCGCAGTGGCGATGACCCACATCGCGATTGCCGAGGCGGTGGATGGCAGCCCGGTGACGTGGCTGGAGAAAGTGAGCGACGAAGAATATTCGGAGATGCGCGAATGAAGACGCTGCTGCTTTCTCTGGTCCTCGCGGCCATCCCCCTCACTGCAGTTGGACAGGACATGGCCCACGGCGCCGACAACTTCTATCGCAGCACCCAGCTCATCACCGAGAAAGTGCACTTCAACAACCAGTACCACATGCAGATCGTCGGCAATCTGTACGTACCGAAGAACGGCAGGCCTGGGCAAGCGTTGCCCGCCATCATCGTGGGCCATCCCATGGGTGCGGTGAAGGAGCAGAGTGCGGATCTCTATGCACAGAAGCTGGCTGAACAAGGCTTCGTGACCCTGGCTATCGACCAGTCATTCTGGGGTGAAAGTGCGGGCGAGCCCCGCAATGCGGTTGCACCGGACATCTATGCCGAGGCCTTCAGTGCAGCCGTCGATTACCTGGGCACGCAGCCACAGGTGGATCGCGAACGGATCGGCGTGCTTGGCATCTGCGGCAGTGGCAGTTTCGTGATCAGTGCGGCCAAGATCGACCCGCGCATGAAAGCCATTGCTACCGTCAGCATGTACGACATGGGCGCTGCGAACCGCAGTGGCCTCAACCGCTCGCAGAGCATCGAGCAGCGCAAGGCCGTGATTGCTGCTGCCGCGCGCCAGCGTTGGGTCGAAGCCGAGGGCGGCGCCGCACAGTACACCTCCGGCACGGTGCATAGGCTTGAGGCAGATACTCATCCGATCCAGCGCGAGTTCTACGATTTCTACCGCACTTCGCGCGGCGAGTTCACGCCGACTGGTTCATCACCGCAGCTCACCACCCACCCGACGCTGACCAGCAACGTGAAGTTCATGAACTTCTATCCGTTCAACGACATCGAGACCATCTCCCCGCGTCCGATGTTGTTCATTGCGGGTGATCAGGCGCATTCAAAGGAATTCAGTGAGGAGGCCTACCGGCTGGCGGGACAACCGAAGGAACTGCTGTGGGTGAAGGGTGCAGGCCATGTGGATCTGTACGACCGCACCGATCTGATTCCGTTTGCAGCGCTGGGGGCGTTCTTCCGGAAGAGCCTGGACGGACGCATGTGACAGGCCAACGCCCCTGCCCTCACCCTGTCCGAAGCATCGCCACCAGCAACCCCGTCAGGGCACTCCCCGCCACCAGGCTCAGCCACACCTTCCCAACACTGCGGGCGCTGAAGACACCCACGGCAACGGCAATGAACAGCACGAACCCCAGCAATGAACTGGCCAGGACCGAAACGGACGTTCTTGCACCCATCAACGCCAGTGCCGTAGCAGCAATGTGGGCCGCTGTGCGGTCATCGGCCGCCGCTCCGATGGTAGCGCCGAACTCGACTCCCGGTGACTTGCAGAGCCGGCCAGCGGCCGGCACTACCAGGTCAATCAGCCTGCGGTTTCCAGCCCCTTGCCTGCCACATCCATCCGCAGCGAGGCCAGGTACCGGCAGTACTTGCCGACGAAGATGCCGGTGAATCCGCCCGCCAGCAGCAGGTAGGCCGCACTGAAACCGGCACTGGCGGACAGCGACGGCGATACCGCAAATGCGACTTCGAAGCCGTACTTCACCAGGAAGGTGATCAGCAGCAGCGGCAGCAGGCTGAAGTCCGCGCTGCGCCAGAGCTTGCCGGTGCTGCGGTCCAGCGTCAGCTTCAACCGATTCAGCAGCAGCCAGGCAAGCGCGGCACCGGTGGCGATGCCGGCCAGCCACTCGCTCCAGGCAGTCAGCGACGCGCCGAAACGATGACTGATCGACCACGCACCCCAGACGGCGAACAGGGCGGGTACGATCGCCAGCTTCTGCAGCGAGGTCTCCCCCGGCCTCATGGCGGTGATGCCGCGGGTGATCAGGAAGGCCAGGAGCAGCCAGACCCAGATCGGCGTCTGCGAGGCGAGTTGCTGGAGCATGTTCATGAGTGGTCCCCTTGGTGCGTGGTGGCTGAGTGGTGGCGAGGCGCCCTCGCCTTGGCGCTCACTATTCGCGTCCGCCCGGGTTGCAGCCAGTGACAGCTGTCAGCCATCGCGGGTGATGTGTCGGCGCGCCACGCTGCCAACAGCCGCAGGGCGGACCCACCCGGGACACCCGCCTCATCCGCTCGGCCTGCTCGACCCGCGATACCATTGCCACCATGCCGCTGCGAGCTGATACGCCATGCGCAACGATCCTGTCCGGCGCCACCTGTGTGCAGCACTACTGGCTGCCGGCTGCAGCCTGCCTGCCCGGTCTGCACTGGCGAGCCGGCGTACTCCAGGCAGCTGCAGTTCGCTGGCCGCGCTGCTGCAGGCCGAGCAACAGCCTGGCCTGGCGGCAGTCGTGGTAGATCATGGGCGCATCGCCGCGCTATCCGCGGCGGGCCGACGCACTGACACCCGGCCCTCACCGATTGATCGCCATACCGTGTTCGAGCTGGGATCGATCACCAAGGTGTTCACTGCGCTGCTGGTGTTCCGGCTCCAGCAGCGGCAGTTGCTCGACGTCACGGCGCCCATCGGCCTGTATGTGGAGGGACTGCCTTCAGCGTGGGCATGCATTTCGCTGCTGCGGCTGCTGAGCCATACCTCCGGCATTCCCAATTATTTGAATGAAGCCAACTTCCTGCGATTGATGCCGACGAGTCCGCGCCCTCGTGAACTGCTGGCAGGGGTGGAGCAGATGCCGCTGGAGTTTGCGCCCGGTACGCGGCATGCCTATTCCAATACGAACTACATTCTGCTCGGCCTGGCCATCGAACATGCGACCCGCATGGATTACTGGAACGTCCTCCAGGAAGAGATCCTGTCGCCGCTGGGCATGCGCGATGCGGGGCCGCGCCGCTCAGAGGATCGGCGCCGGATTGCCCAGGGGCATCTATTCCAGGATGGCCAGTGGCACGACCCACCGCCCACTGCTCCGGGTTCGGCGTGGGCGGCCGGCAGCCTGTTGGCGAGCATCGATGACATGGCACGCCTTGCTGTGGCATTGGACCAGGGTCGGCTGCTACCCGATGGCGCGCTGAGGCACATGTGGTGCGACACGGTTCTTTCCAACGGAAGCAAGGCGGGCTGGGGCGCCGGCTGGCAGGTTGCCGATGACGGCAATGTAGTCGGTCACGGGGGCGGAACCGCAGGCTTTACCGGATATTTCCGGCACGTTCCCGCGCAGCGAAGAACGGTCGTCGTCCTGATCAATCGCGCCGGAGACATCAATCCCCAGCGCATTGCAGAGCGCCTCGATCTTGGGATGCGCCGCTGCCCGGATCTTCAGCCGCCGTTGCTGTAAACACTCCGCCGGTACTGCGCCACCCACTCCAGCGACGGCGCAATACCGCCGAACGGGAAGAAGTGCGGGCTGACCGGGCCGTGGGCGTCCGTCAGCCCCTTCACCAGCCGATCGACGAACACCTCCGGCCCCGCCGTGCCGAGCAGCCGGCCGAACGAGATGCCATACCTGGCCAGCATCGATGCACTGGCGCCCACGCCGCACATCGCGGCGTAGCGCAGCAGCCGAGTGATGCTTGCCGGCCCCGGTACGCCGACCAGCACTGGCACCGCCATGCCACGCGCGCGCAGTGCATCCAGCCAAGCCAGCACGATATCGGCATCGAAGGCGAACTGGGTGACGATCATGGGAGTCATGCCGCGTGCTTCGATGGCCTGGCATTTACGCTCGAGCACCCGCCAGCGATCGTCATTGCTCATCACTGGATGTCCTTCCGGGTGCCCGCCGATACCCACGACCTTGATCCCGAAGTGCTCCAGAAGACCGGTCTGGATGATCGAAGCACTGTCGGCAAACGGCCCGGCGGGTGTGGCCAGGTCACCCGCGACCAGCAGGCAGCGGGTGACGCCGGCTTCGCTGGTGGCGCGCTGCAGAAAGCGTTCAAGCGCTGCGTGCGAGCCGATGCGGCGGGCGGAGAGGTGCTGCATCGGCTCGAAGCCGAGCTCGCGCACCGTGCATGCGGCGGCCAGGCGTGCGTCGTCGTCCTCGCTGGCCAGCCAGGGAATGGAGATGACCGTGCCGCACGGTATGCGGGCCGCCTCGGCACGTAGTGCCGGCATGGCCTTCGCGCTGACTTCCAGTGAAAAGGCGTTGATGAAGGCTTCCGCCTGCGATGAGATACCGGCCGGCATCAACGCGCCCCGCGTACATTGCCAGCCAGCGGCGAGCTGTTGCGGGCCAGTTCAATGAAGGCCTGCAGATAGTCGATGCCGGTATCGGCCTCGCGCGCGCCCAGGTAGATCTGCTTGGGGATGCCCTTGGCGCCGAGGCGCACGGGCACCACGTCCATGCGCGCGGCGTACTCCTCCACCAGCCAGCGCGGCATGGCGGCGACGCCACGGCCGCTGGCTACCATCTGCATCATGATGTCGGTGGTTTCAATGGCCTTGTGGCGCCGCGGCGTGATGCCGGCGGGCAGCAGGAACTGGTTGTAGATGTCCAGACGCTCGAATGGCACCGGATAGCTGATCAGCACTTCCTGGCTGAGCTGGCGCGGCTTTACGTGGTCCACCTTGGCCAGGGCGTGGTTGCTGGCCACCACCAGCACCTGCTCGTAGTCGAACACGGGGATGAACTTCAGGCCCGGCTTCAGCAGCGGATCGGGGGTGACCAGCAGGTCGATCTCGTAGCCGAACAATGCGCCGATGCCGCCGAACTGGAACTTCTGCTTGACGTCCACATCCACGTCCGGCCACGCCGCCAGGTAGGGCGAGACGATCTTCAGCAACCACTGGTAGCACGGGTGGCACTCCATGCCGATGCGCAGCGCGCCACGCTCGCCCTGGGCGAACTGGCCCAGTCGCTCCTCGGCCAGGTCCAGCTGCGGCAGTACCCGGTTGGCGACCGCCAGCAGGTACTGCCCGGCCTGGGTAAGCCGCAGGCTGCGGCCTTCGCGCAGCCAGACATCGGTGCCGAGCTGCTGCTCCAGCTTCTTCATGCTGTGGCTGAGCGCCGACTGGGTCAGGTTGAGCACGCCGGCGGCCGCGGTGAGCGAGCCGTGCTGCTCGACCTGCTGCACGATGCTGAGGTGGATCCGTTCCAGCATGACGATGAATCTCATTCATGGATTGGTGAAGTAATACCATTTTACGTCATGGAAGGGCATGACTAGGATCGGGTCATGCCTTCGGTTGCCTGCCAGCCCGGTCACCTCGCCGGCCTGCAGGACTGCGCCCCCGCAGAACGCCCGAAGGAGCCCCTCCCCTGCTGAAAGCGAACAGATGACCCGCCCTCTCCGTATCGTCGCCGTTTCCGGCGGACTGCAGCGCCCCTCCAGGGCTGCGACCCTGGCCGAGCACCTGCTGGACCTGATCGGCGAGGACATCCACAGCGAACAGCAGCTGATCGAACTCGGTGAGCTGGCACCGCAGCTGGCCGGTGCACTGTGGCGCTCGCAGTTGCCCGAGGCGGTGGAGCGGCAGCTGGCGGCCGTTGAACAGGCCGACGTACTGGTGGTGGCCACGCCGGTCTACCGCGGCTCGTACACCGGCCTGTTCAAACACTTCTTCGACTTCATCCACCAGGATGCGCTGGTCGATACCCCGATCCTGCTGGCCGCTACCGGCGGCAGCGAGCGCCACGCGCTGGTGATCGACCATCAGCTGCGGCCGCTCTTCAGCTTCTTCCAGGCCCGCACCCTGCCCCTGGGGGTCTACGCCACCGATCGCGATTTCGCCGAGGGACGCGTGCACAACGAAGCACTGA
This portion of the Stenotrophomonas sp. WZN-1 genome encodes:
- a CDS encoding LysR family transcriptional regulator, which gives rise to MARRNFNDLLAFVTVAREGSFTRAAGVLGVTQSALSQAIKTLEESLGIRLLTRTTRSVSPTTAGERLLQSIGNHFDDIEMELEALTALRDTPAGQVRITSGDHVLRTVLLPKLMPLLHRYPDIRIEFDVSYALRDIVADRFDAGVRLGESIDKDMVALPIGPRLRMATAGTPAYFAAHGMPKVPGDLTGHRCINIRLPTSGGLYVWEYEKKGREINVRVDGPLVFSTSPHMVDAALDDLGLVHLPVDELAPHLESGRLVRVLEDWCPLFPGYHLYYPSRRQPSPAFSLVLEALRV
- a CDS encoding MFS transporter → MSSLNLPPAGAGMAAPVRSATPREWGAVLALSLGAFALVASEFMPVSLLTPIATDLQVSEGQAGQAIAVSGAFALVTSLLVSPLAGQLDRKWLLLGLTTAMILSGTLAALAPSFPVFMLGRALIGVAIGGFWAMSAATAMRLVPSHQVPRALAIVNGGNALATVIAAPMGSYFGAIIGWRGAFFSLVPVAVVALLWKIAALPSMKATAGRASWNVFSLLKRPPVAWGMVGVSLFFMGQFSLFTYLRPFVEATLHVSPSTLSLLLLLMGAAGLAGTVLIEPFVHKALFRTLVLLPALMAMVAVCMILLGNTLPRVAVLFALWGLLGTSAPVAWWSWLARTLPDDGEAGGGLMVAVVQMAIAIGATVGGLLLDHQGYRATFWFSAVLLLGSVVTSCIAARSAQHHRLPVHS
- a CDS encoding aldo/keto reductase is translated as MHYTSLGRSGLKISRLGLGTMNFGELADEPTSFAIMDAAVDAGINFFDSADVYGGPQSPGMAQGFGLSEEIIGRWLKRSGKRDGLVLATKVYQPMGLGPNDRRLSAYHIRRACEASLRRLQTDHIDLYQMHHVDRATPWEEIWQAMEQLIREGKITYVGSSNFAGWDIATAQGVATARHTFGLVAEQSLYNLTQRTVELEVIPALRYHGLGLIPWSPIGMGLLGGVLKKVTNGRRATPHLLQRIEQLRPQLEAYEAFCDELGEAPADVALAWLLHNPVVTTALSGPRTVDQLLQNLKAPALKLSGESLARLDAIWPGPGGEAPNAYAW
- a CDS encoding cupin domain-containing protein, with the translated sequence MSMLLGTLISMAAPATGGGPASDDLSITPAGSASSVAGPADYFTGNVRIDGGFQRPAPARVGGATVTFEPGARTAWHTHPLGQTLIVTAGVGWVQQWGQPRQQIRPGDTVWIAPGVKHWHGASAAVAMTHIAIAEAVDGSPVTWLEKVSDEEYSEMRE
- a CDS encoding alpha/beta hydrolase, which translates into the protein MKTLLLSLVLAAIPLTAVGQDMAHGADNFYRSTQLITEKVHFNNQYHMQIVGNLYVPKNGRPGQALPAIIVGHPMGAVKEQSADLYAQKLAEQGFVTLAIDQSFWGESAGEPRNAVAPDIYAEAFSAAVDYLGTQPQVDRERIGVLGICGSGSFVISAAKIDPRMKAIATVSMYDMGAANRSGLNRSQSIEQRKAVIAAAARQRWVEAEGGAAQYTSGTVHRLEADTHPIQREFYDFYRTSRGEFTPTGSSPQLTTHPTLTSNVKFMNFYPFNDIETISPRPMLFIAGDQAHSKEFSEEAYRLAGQPKELLWVKGAGHVDLYDRTDLIPFAALGAFFRKSLDGRM
- a CDS encoding DUF6622 family protein, translating into MNMLQQLASQTPIWVWLLLAFLITRGITAMRPGETSLQKLAIVPALFAVWGAWSISHRFGASLTAWSEWLAGIATGAALAWLLLNRLKLTLDRSTGKLWRSADFSLLPLLLITFLVKYGFEVAFAVSPSLSASAGFSAAYLLLAGGFTGIFVGKYCRYLASLRMDVAGKGLETAG
- a CDS encoding serine hydrolase domain-containing protein, giving the protein MRNDPVRRHLCAALLAAGCSLPARSALASRRTPGSCSSLAALLQAEQQPGLAAVVVDHGRIAALSAAGRRTDTRPSPIDRHTVFELGSITKVFTALLVFRLQQRQLLDVTAPIGLYVEGLPSAWACISLLRLLSHTSGIPNYLNEANFLRLMPTSPRPRELLAGVEQMPLEFAPGTRHAYSNTNYILLGLAIEHATRMDYWNVLQEEILSPLGMRDAGPRRSEDRRRIAQGHLFQDGQWHDPPPTAPGSAWAAGSLLASIDDMARLAVALDQGRLLPDGALRHMWCDTVLSNGSKAGWGAGWQVADDGNVVGHGGGTAGFTGYFRHVPAQRRTVVVLINRAGDINPQRIAERLDLGMRRCPDLQPPLL
- a CDS encoding methylenetetrahydrofolate reductase; its protein translation is MPAGISSQAEAFINAFSLEVSAKAMPALRAEAARIPCGTVISIPWLASEDDDARLAAACTVRELGFEPMQHLSARRIGSHAALERFLQRATSEAGVTRCLLVAGDLATPAGPFADSASIIQTGLLEHFGIKVVGIGGHPEGHPVMSNDDRWRVLERKCQAIEARGMTPMIVTQFAFDADIVLAWLDALRARGMAVPVLVGVPGPASITRLLRYAAMCGVGASASMLARYGISFGRLLGTAGPEVFVDRLVKGLTDAHGPVSPHFFPFGGIAPSLEWVAQYRRSVYSNGG
- a CDS encoding LysR family transcriptional regulator, coding for MLERIHLSIVQQVEQHGSLTAAAGVLNLTQSALSHSMKKLEQQLGTDVWLREGRSLRLTQAGQYLLAVANRVLPQLDLAEERLGQFAQGERGALRIGMECHPCYQWLLKIVSPYLAAWPDVDVDVKQKFQFGGIGALFGYEIDLLVTPDPLLKPGLKFIPVFDYEQVLVVASNHALAKVDHVKPRQLSQEVLISYPVPFERLDIYNQFLLPAGITPRRHKAIETTDIMMQMVASGRGVAAMPRWLVEEYAARMDVVPVRLGAKGIPKQIYLGAREADTGIDYLQAFIELARNSSPLAGNVRGAR
- the msuE gene encoding FMN reductase; this encodes MTRPLRIVAVSGGLQRPSRAATLAEHLLDLIGEDIHSEQQLIELGELAPQLAGALWRSQLPEAVERQLAAVEQADVLVVATPVYRGSYTGLFKHFFDFIHQDALVDTPILLAATGGSERHALVIDHQLRPLFSFFQARTLPLGVYATDRDFAEGRVHNEALIQRARLAVQRAMPLLVLSHRAAPATAEAAAVL